From the genome of Papaver somniferum cultivar HN1 chromosome 2, ASM357369v1, whole genome shotgun sequence, one region includes:
- the LOC113348942 gene encoding uncharacterized protein LOC113348942, protein MFCIKSNNITLIHRPTTQGGGTTLTFHGPRALYKGVHQETHKGMHTLETPRSYTQYPAEKKLSSIEESVGLLTQNLLQIQKSTDQRFTSLELKMGQICDALNEREKGKLPSQPQQNPKSAFQAGTYTCNVSLHVNAVTTLRSGKVIDNNVGVPHTNESESDSSLRTTPQKTSIVENESEHVCKSKNSTDVDVSLPTNVPVAPIPQRLVQQKKGTHYNEMLEMFKRVNIPFLEAIKKIPAYAKFLKDLCTQKRKLNVHKRSFIAEQVSSIIQNKTPPKFRDPGCPTITCKIGDHTVNKALLDLGASVNLLPYSVYVQLGLGEWKATPITLQLADRSVKVPRGVVEDVLIKVDKFYFPLDFIVLDTQPVQNPDCHIPVILGRPFLATSNAIINCRNGVMKLSFGNMTVDLNVFNASQ, encoded by the coding sequence ATGTTTTGTATCAAAAGCAAtaacataacccttattcaccgacctacaacccagggtggaggaaccaccctaacttttcatggtccaagggCCCTGTACAAGGGGGTACATCAGGAAACACACAAGGGTATGCACACCCTAGAAACCCCCAGGTCGTACACACAGTACCCTGCTGAGAAAaaattgtctagcattgaagaAAGTGTCGGTCTGTTGACCCAAAATCTTTTGCAAATTCAGAAGTCGACTGACCAACGTTTTACAAGTCTAGAACTtaagatgggtcaaatttgcgatgcactaaATGAGAGGGAAAAGGGTAAACTCCCAAGTCAGCCTCAACAAAATCCTAAGAGTGCATTTCAGGCAGGTACTTATACTTGCAATGTGTCTTTACATGTGAATGCTGTTACTACTCTTCGTAGTGGTAAAGTAATTGATAATAATGTAGGCGTACCACATACCAATGAGTCTGAGTCAGACTCATCATTGCGTACAACGCCACAGAAAACATCCATTGTAGAAAATGAATCTGAGCatgtttgtaaatctaaaaattctactGATGTTGATGTTTCTTTGCCAACTAATGTTCCTGTTGCTCCAATTCCTCAAAGGTTGGTGCAGCAGAAGAAAggcacccattacaatgagatgttagagatgttcaaaagagtcaacatcccatttcttgaggcaattaagaaaatccctgcatatgctaaattcctcaaggatttgtgtacacaaaagcgcaagcttaatgtaCACAAACGTTCCTTTATAGCTGAGCAGGTAAGTTCTATCATTCAAAACaagactccacctaagtttagagaCCCAGGTTGTCCCACAATCACATGCAAGATAGGTGACCATACGGTCAATAAGGCGTTACTAGACTTAGGGGCCAGTgtgaacctactgccatattcggtatatgtgcagttaggtcttggagagtggAAAGCAACACCTATAACTCTGCAATTGGCGGACAGATCCGTCAAAGTTCCTCGAGGTGTGGTAgaagatgttttgattaaggttgataagttctatttTCCTTTGGACTTCATTGttttagatactcagcctgtgcagaacccagactgtcacattcctgtcattttaggacgtcccttCTTGGCGACATCCAACGCAATCATTAACTGTCGTAATGGAGTGATGAAATTGTCGTTTGGTAACATGACTGTGGATTTGAATGTTTTTAATGCTAGCCAATAA